Proteins encoded by one window of Orbaceae bacterium BiB:
- a CDS encoding major capsid protein: MTLYIFQQQVSTAATELVAQSVQEFNAASGGALVLGSGDHIGDYVEQTSWQLLGGLAQRRNAYGSGTLTPQELGQLLDRMVKIDGRIGPISVTPTMMKRLGKDVSEASAVVAAQSAEAMIQDYLNTTGSALKAAISTNTDAVTDLSEATVVPPSLRGLNKGAKPFGDAYSRLVTWLMDGATFNDFIDETLTNANRLFQIGNISIMQDGMGRRFVVSDIPALSDGDLQHVLGLTVGAAAVTTSPLIMKAQDVLGQENVKALMQGEYDFTLGIRGYQWSKNNIKSPTNAQISTAANWSQIATSIKDTAGVLVTFGKQASGE, translated from the coding sequence ATGACTTTATATATTTTTCAACAACAAGTATCTACAGCTGCTACTGAATTAGTGGCTCAATCAGTGCAAGAATTTAATGCTGCATCAGGTGGCGCTTTAGTTCTCGGTAGCGGTGATCACATCGGTGATTATGTAGAACAAACATCATGGCAATTACTTGGTGGCTTAGCGCAGCGCCGTAACGCTTACGGAAGCGGAACATTAACTCCGCAAGAATTAGGTCAATTATTGGATCGCATGGTTAAAATCGATGGTCGTATCGGTCCTATCTCTGTGACACCTACAATGATGAAGCGCTTAGGCAAGGATGTTTCAGAAGCATCAGCGGTTGTAGCCGCGCAATCGGCAGAAGCGATGATTCAGGATTACCTAAATACTACTGGTTCAGCATTAAAAGCGGCAATCTCAACCAATACCGATGCAGTAACAGATTTATCTGAAGCAACAGTAGTGCCGCCGTCATTACGAGGTTTAAATAAAGGCGCTAAACCATTTGGTGATGCTTACTCTCGTCTAGTTACTTGGTTAATGGACGGCGCAACATTTAATGATTTCATTGATGAAACATTAACGAACGCCAATCGTTTATTCCAAATCGGCAATATCTCTATTATGCAAGATGGAATGGGGCGTCGCTTTGTTGTTTCAGATATCCCTGCACTATCTGATGGCGATTTGCAGCACGTTTTAGGTTTAACTGTTGGCGCTGCGGCTGTAACAACATCACCATTAATCATGAAAGCACAAGATGTTTTAGGTCAGGAAAACGTCAAAGCATTAATGCAAGGCGAATATGATTTTACTTTAGGTATTCGCGGATATCAATGGAGTAAAAACAATATTAAATCACCAACAAACGCTCAAATTAGTACTGCTGCGAATTGGTCACAAATTGCAACCAGTATCAAAGACACTGCTGGGGTTTTGGTTACATTTGGTAAACAAGCATCTGGTGAATAG
- a CDS encoding DUF6246 family protein produces MIRVDIGEILIIQKTKGFIGEKAKAFKLTPSFENIAKIGDSEQIINIYSTLINNKHIQLLKSFNKNMNKVIVHEIKACIKKQVECANLVISCCSNEDISKLKITHDTRINIATSLMRYGVSGRANVRVSQRNESKNYQSKFDIDQYINNARVHLGLPLDEAKKLTMTEYILLMANKFPDNESMTSKDYDEVMDEYKKHKAERLKQAARG; encoded by the coding sequence ATGATTAGAGTTGATATTGGTGAAATATTAATAATACAAAAAACTAAAGGCTTTATTGGTGAGAAAGCTAAGGCGTTTAAATTGACCCCGTCTTTTGAAAATATAGCAAAAATTGGCGATTCGGAGCAAATTATTAATATCTATTCAACTCTAATCAACAATAAACATATACAGCTTCTTAAATCGTTCAATAAAAATATGAATAAAGTCATTGTGCATGAAATCAAAGCATGTATTAAAAAACAAGTTGAGTGTGCTAATTTAGTTATTTCGTGTTGCAGCAATGAAGACATAAGCAAATTAAAAATAACTCATGACACAAGAATAAATATAGCGACATCTCTTATGAGGTACGGTGTTAGTGGTAGAGCAAATGTTAGAGTGTCTCAGCGTAACGAAAGTAAAAATTATCAATCTAAATTTGATATCGACCAATATATAAATAACGCTCGCGTTCACTTAGGGTTACCATTAGATGAAGCTAAAAAGCTAACAATGACAGAATATATTCTTTTAATGGCAAATAAATTCCCAGATAACGAAAGCATGACTTCGAAAGATTATGATGAAGTGATGGATGAATATAAAAAGCATAAAGCAGAGCGTCTGAAACAGGCGGCAAGAGGTTAA
- a CDS encoding DUF4055 domain-containing protein — protein MTEQNIDYKHPAFKEFLPEWDLVSDCVDGERKIKSKREKYLPHPSSDSKNDDPDYIRYNAYLSRAAFINATGRTLSGLLGIAFNKAAKIELSGAISDLEQDSDGEGQPLSQLIRDALSQNLKRGRAGILTDYTGAGIQTEASKGKPILRLFSAKQIINWRVTKGKTSLVVVHYIEPVDNKDSFNMTLTDNWIELRLIEDLAYSRRWTKSTNGFEIGELIELKDSNGIALNELPWSWIGSSNNDHTPDAPPLADIAYVNIKHYQAEADIAEAAHTVGQPMVALTGLTDDWAEKYLSRGFTVGSRKGVLLPVGGDLKFGQPEDRNLVVTVAERREKQMAMLGAKLVERNSSARTATQAGDEAQTDNSVLSLCAGNVEQAINRALQFAIQFAGGGDGAVELNKKYEITNLDSQAITALMAAVQSGGLRLIDFIRYQQRTGLIPSDEKPDDILEQLNTQDTLSLGNALSQMS, from the coding sequence CTCCCTGAATGGGATTTGGTTAGTGATTGTGTGGATGGTGAAAGAAAAATAAAAAGTAAGCGCGAAAAATATTTACCACATCCAAGTTCAGACAGTAAAAATGATGATCCTGATTATATTAGATATAACGCATATTTAAGTAGAGCCGCATTTATTAACGCTACAGGAAGAACTTTGTCGGGATTACTTGGGATAGCATTCAATAAAGCGGCAAAAATAGAATTGAGTGGGGCAATAAGCGATCTTGAGCAAGATTCAGATGGTGAAGGACAGCCATTATCGCAATTGATTAGAGATGCGCTAAGTCAAAATCTTAAGCGTGGACGCGCTGGCATTCTTACTGATTATACAGGCGCTGGTATTCAAACAGAAGCAAGCAAAGGTAAACCGATATTAAGACTATTTTCAGCAAAACAAATTATTAACTGGCGAGTTACTAAAGGGAAAACATCCCTTGTTGTCGTTCATTATATTGAACCAGTTGATAATAAAGACAGCTTTAATATGACTCTAACCGACAACTGGATAGAATTACGGCTTATTGAGGACCTTGCTTATTCTCGGCGTTGGACTAAATCAACCAATGGATTTGAAATTGGAGAATTAATTGAATTAAAAGATTCTAATGGGATCGCGCTTAATGAGTTGCCATGGTCGTGGATTGGATCATCTAATAATGACCATACCCCAGATGCGCCCCCACTTGCCGATATTGCATACGTAAATATTAAACACTATCAAGCGGAAGCTGATATCGCAGAAGCGGCCCACACAGTAGGGCAGCCAATGGTCGCACTGACTGGGTTAACTGATGATTGGGCGGAAAAATATCTATCAAGAGGGTTCACAGTAGGTTCTAGGAAAGGCGTGTTACTTCCTGTTGGCGGAGATTTGAAATTCGGACAGCCTGAAGATAGAAATCTTGTTGTAACGGTCGCTGAACGTCGAGAAAAGCAAATGGCAATGTTAGGAGCTAAATTAGTTGAACGCAATAGTTCAGCAAGAACCGCAACACAAGCAGGCGATGAGGCTCAAACAGATAATTCAGTGTTATCTTTATGTGCTGGTAACGTTGAGCAAGCCATTAATAGAGCGTTGCAATTTGCTATTCAATTCGCTGGTGGTGGCGACGGAGCTGTAGAGCTTAATAAAAAATATGAAATAACCAATCTTGATTCTCAAGCGATAACTGCATTAATGGCTGCTGTTCAATCAGGTGGACTAAGGCTAATTGACTTTATTCGATATCAACAACGAACTGGATTAATTCCTTCCGACGAAAAACCAGACGATATACTCGAGCAGTTAAATACTCAAGATACTTTAAGTTTAGGTAACGCTTTATCACAAATGTCTTAG